The stretch of DNA GTCTCGGCATCATGGCGCAGAAAATGCTTCTTCAGCCCGTCACGCAGCAGGTAACCCTGCACCGACGGCACCTGGGTGTTGGCCATAACGTCTACAAAGTCATACAGGTCATAGAGCTCTTCCTCCGATAGCTCCAGAATCAGATCGTTATGAAGCCGGTATCGGTAAGGACGCGGCCCTGGCTCCCGCCAGATGACACCCACCTGCTCCAAGTATTTGAGATCCGAGCGGATCGTCTTCTCATCCGGCATGGCGGAATCCGGAGCGAGGCCGCCGCAGCAAATGTCCAGCAGCTCCAACGCGGTGTGCGGCTCATCGTTCAGGGCGGCGAGGAGCAACGAGATGCGTTCGCTCTCTGATTCCTTGACCGATTTGGCCCGGAATAGGAACAGCAGCATGGGATCGGTGGAATCATAGTAGCTATAGCGAATTGTCTCGGCCAACTCTCTGCCTTGCTCTTCGGGAAGCTGCTGATACAGCGTGCCGACCATGTCCTTCAGCTTACGCAGCGTCTTGTCAAAGGTATGGACCGAGATGCCGAGCTTCTCTGCGAACTGCTGTCTGCTGTAGGCACCGCTCGTCAGCACGAGCATGCGCAGGAATTGAATTTCTTTGTCAAAGCTTTCTTTGGCCACTTTACGTTTACCTCCGTTCAAGCATTACGCTATCTATTATTGTAACAGCAGAGGAGAAAATGGAAAACTTCTCTAAAGTCGTAATACTTTCGCCATGTTCGTTAAAGAGAAAATCAGCGAAGATAGATACAGCAGGGCGGCGCGGCAAGAGCCGGGAGGCCACCTCCATTACCGAGGCGCCCGGAAGGGATACTTCGACTTTTAATCGGCAGGTCGTTGGTTCGAATCCAACTTCCCCATGGGGGAATAGCTCAGGGGTAGAGCAGCATGTGCCTTTCCAGTTGAACTTCCTCGGTAATGCCATACATAAACAGTTTTCAGTAACACGGATGCACTTGGTGCCCATTTTGATTCTGTATAAAAAAGACTAGAGCCAGAATGATCCAAAAGCGTGTGCGTACCACCGCTTGCTGCAAAGCGAGGCGCCAAAGAGGGCTTCTTCGACTTATTTGGGTTAAGTATATAGGTGCCGTATATCGGCATCAGCTGCCTTCTTAACAAATTTCCTCGCTTATAGTACAACAGATTTTTAAGTACAAACATGAACATGATCTGGTGAGGCGCCGGAATGGGCTCCTTCGAACTTCATCGAGCAAACAGCATTACCCGGGCAATATGGCAGGTTCGACTCCTGCAGTCAGCCTATTTCACTCGATTCCTCACCGATTACTATGAAGGAGGGCAAGGACAATGAGTACAGCAAAAAAGCTGTTTGGTTCCCTTAGACCGAATACAATGAATCGAGAGAATTATCCTGCATATACACGATCTGTAGAGGAGCAATACCTGCAGATGCTGTTGACGAATACAATGAGCAATACCTTTTATGCGGACCAACAGGAGCTGCTGGAGGAGTCAGCAGGGCTGCACCAGGAGATGGCACACAGCAACCCGGACTTTATGGCCAAAGCCCTGGTCTACGCGCGCAGCGAGGGCTTCATGAGACTGCAGCCGCTGTTTGGGCTGGCGGTTCTGTCAGGAATACGTCCCGATCTGTTCGCACTGATCTTTCTGAAGATTGTAAGGATTCCGTCCGACCTGTTCGACTTCCTGACCATCCTGAAGGGGCTTGGCCGCGGCGAAGGCGGGCGGGCCGTCAAGCGCCAGATTGGCCGCTTCTTGTCCATGACGACCGAATACTGGGCGATGAAGTATAACGGCCGGGGCCGGGGCTACAGCCTCGGGGATGCCATCGCCACAGCGCATCCAAAGCCGGCAGATCTGAAGCAGCAGGCACTTTTCCGCTATCTGCGGGGGCATGAGGCGAATCTCGGCCTGCTGCCGCAGGTAGAGGCTCTGGAGAAACTGAAGCTGTCTTCCAGCGAGGAGGAGAGCATCGGCTGGATCGAGCGAGGGAAGCTTCCGTACGAGGCGGTGACAGGTGCGATCAAGCCAACCAGGGCCATCTGGGAGGCGCTGCTGCACCAGATGCCTACCTTTGCGCTGCTGCGTCATCTGAATACGCTGCAGCGGGCAGGGGTGCTGGATCAGCAGGAGAATATGGAGTATGCGATCAGCCGTCTGACCGATGCAGCGTCGCTGAAGA from Paenibacillus sp. CAA11 encodes:
- a CDS encoding TROVE domain-containing protein: MSTAKKLFGSLRPNTMNRENYPAYTRSVEEQYLQMLLTNTMSNTFYADQQELLEESAGLHQEMAHSNPDFMAKALVYARSEGFMRLQPLFGLAVLSGIRPDLFALIFLKIVRIPSDLFDFLTILKGLGRGEGGRAVKRQIGRFLSMTTEYWAMKYNGRGRGYSLGDAIATAHPKPADLKQQALFRYLRGHEANLGLLPQVEALEKLKLSSSEEESIGWIERGKLPYEAVTGAIKPTRAIWEALLHQMPTFALLRHLNTLQRAGVLDQQENMEYAISRLTDAASLKKAKILPFRFVTAFRQVEHAEIRDALREAVDLTFDNLPELSGRTAIFLDISGSMTGQYLEIGAVFALALYKKTNGNSLFWLFDTQVEDAKPSRRDSILSQAERIRARGGTDTGAPVRKLLKEGQKVDQIIIITDEQQNSGSPFYRELERYRAKMGRDVKAFIVDISPYRSAMVPSQDPNTFYIYGWSDSVLSFIAQAQQGYGAMTQRVSSMELGQEKDKQDMVEE